The following proteins are encoded in a genomic region of Drosophila bipectinata strain 14024-0381.07 chromosome XL, DbipHiC1v2, whole genome shotgun sequence:
- the LOC108125591 gene encoding collagen alpha-1(XXI) chain isoform X2: MQPPGSLGSHDPQYSYGYAGIDSRGSYGGAGGNGAYYVGGTDEHGRPFSYGGQGQQGYMGVRDPNYPGGVYGYRNTATGMGGTALSVTLALTLGFLAARRL, translated from the coding sequence ATGCAGCCCCCGGGTAGCCTTGGCAGCCACGACCCGCAGTACAGTTACGGCTACGCTGGCATCGATTCCCGGGGAAGCTATGGCGGAGCGGGCGGCAACGGAGCCTACTACGTAGGCGGCACGGACGAGCACGGACGTCCGTTCTCCTATGGTGGCCAGGGCCAGCAGGGCTACATGGGTGTCAGGGATCCCAACTACCCGGGCGGAGTCTACGGGTATCGAAACACGGCAACAGGAATGGGTGGCACAGCCCTCTCAGTGACCTTGGCCTTGACCCTCGGTTTCTTGGCAGCGAGGAGACTTTGA